The Leptotrichia hongkongensis sequence GAGTTCATCGTAACTTTTGCAGAAGATAAAATCGAGGACTTTGCACTGGATGTGGAAAAAATTGAAGAAAGCCTTGTTGACTACATTGAACAGATGAAACTTTTTTTGGGAATGGAAGAGGAAAATTCGATTGATATGCTTACAATTGTCGCTGGGCAAGATAAATCTGGGAATAAAGAGGGATTTGAGCGGCTTGATATTCATAAATCAGAAATTATTTCCATTGTTGGTCCTACAGGCTCTGGAAAATCAAGACTTCTTGCCGACATCGAATGGACTGCCCAGAAAGACACTCCAACACAGCGTCAAATACTTATAAACGGTGAACTTCCAGACAAAAAATGGCGTTATTCCTCAAACAACAAATTAGTCGCACAACTATCGCAAAACATGAATTTCGTTATGGACTTATCAGTAAAGGAATTTCTAGAACTCCACGCTCAAAGCCGAATGATTGAAGATATTGATGAAACTGTGGAAAAAATCATTACCGCTGCAAACAATCTGGCTGGAGAACAATTTGACTTGACTACTGCAATCACAGCCCTAAGTGGTGGACAATCTCGTGCTTTAATGATTGCCGACACAGCTATTTTAAGTTCATCTCCAATTGTCCTAATTGACGAAATCGAAAATGCAGGAATTGACAGGAAAAAAGCCTTGGAATTACTTGTTTCATCTGACAAAATCGTATTAATGGCAACACACGACCCAACATTGGCACTAATAGCAGATAAACGAATTATAATAAAAAATGGTGGAATCAGTAAAATTATTACAACAAGCCCTGAAGAAAAGAAAATTTTGAAAAAACTCGATGAAATGGATGATATTATTCAAAAAATGAGAAGTGATTTAAGAAAAGGGGAAATTTTAAAAAGTGATTTTTAATCAAGAAATTTGTTTTTAAAAATTAATAATAAAAGTAAATTAGGGAGAAATATTCAGAATTTGTTTATTTTCTCCCTTTTTAAATGGAGAATAGAAAGAACTGAAACAACTGGAGAGTTTGAGAAATTGATTAAAAAGTTCATATTACGTGATATTAAACCATAGCGTTTGTTAAATCGTTTTTTTGTACAAAAATGTCCTACCTAATGCAAAATTTTTTTATTATGGGCTAATATGAGCCTATTTCATAAACGAAAAAATAACCGCTGTCTTTTACAACAACGATTATTTTAAAAATTAGCTTTATTTTTTATCACTATTTTTTCAATAATTTCTCCATTTTCCAGGCCAATAGTGATTTATACTCCATTGCCTCAATATGTTTTTCTACACTTTCTTCTCCTTCTTTTAATTTTTCTTCTAATTCATTTACTTCTTTTAATATAACATTATAAAAGTCATAGGCTTTTTCTTCATCTGGAAGTTTATTGTATTCTTCTCTTACTTTATCTATATTCTCCTGTATTTTTGAATATTTTTTAAACTTTGCAAAAGTAGTAGCTCTAAATAAATATTTGTAAATTTCAGTCCAAAAATACTTTCCATCATTTTCTACTACTTCTTCAAAAAAAACATCTAAATCTTCATATTTTTTAAACCAAGGGATTATTTTGTTTTTTATTTCTTCTAAAATACTTTTCATCCCTTTTTCCATCTTTTCTTCTCCGTCCAAATCTACAAATTCTGTTTGACCACCATTTCCTATAGAATTTTTCATTATATAACTATATATCGGTATTATTGCATACTCTACTCTTAATTCATGATAATATCTGAAAAAACCTATATATTCAAATAATCCTAGTTTATTTAATTTAAAAAATCTCCCTGTTCCTTTCTTTTTATATCCGAAATCTTTCATAGGCTTATTAAAAATTTCTTTAAAATATTTCTTATATAGTTCATTATATTCTTTTGTTGATAATTCTTCCATTTCTTCTTCCTTTCTATTTCCATATTGTTATATCTGATTTTTTTATTGTTCCATTAGATTTTTCAATTATTTTCTGGATTATTTTTTGTTCTTGTGAATAAGTGATTCCTTGTCCTCTTGCATTTGAAGCCGGATTCATATTTGCTTTGAACATTGCACTCGCAAGCACTGGGTTGACACTGATTACTCCTGTGTTCTTGATGTCCTTTATCCCTGCATTGTTCCCTTCAATCTCGACAACGTTGTCAAAAGGTCCGCTTACCTGGCTGTTCAGGTTCGGACTTCCATTAACCTGCAAATTTCCGCTAAAGCTTCCGGTTAATTTTGATAGCGAAGCGTTTCCAGCGACCTGCACCGCTCCATTAACTGAGCCTGTCCCCTTTCTTAATTCCTATTGAATTTGAAGAGATCAGCTCCCTGCCAGTCGCCCCGCCATTTTCCAGTTCCTCTCCATTTGCGTCCTCAAACGGGCTTCTTATGATATTTGGAGCATTAATTATTCAGAATGTATGAAAAATGTGAGGAAAATAACCGCTGTCTTTTACAACAACGATTATTTAAAAATTTAGTTTTATTTTTTATTTAACTTTATTTTTTAATAATTTCTCCATTTTCCAGGCCAATAGTGATTTATACTCCATTGCCTCAATATGTTTTTCTACACTTTCTTCTCCTTCTTTTAATTTTTCTTCTAATTCATTTACTTCTTTTAATATAACATTATAAAAGTCATAGGCTTTTTCTTCATCTGGAAGTTTATTGTATTCTTCTCTTACTTTATCTATATTCTCCTGTATTTTTGAATATTTTTTAAACTTTGCAAAAGTAGTAGCTCTAAATAAATATTTGTAAATTTCAGTCCAAAAATACTTTCCATCATTTTCTACTACTTCTTCAAAAAAAACATCTAAATCTTCATATTTTTTAAACCAAGGGATTATTTTGTTTTTTATTTCTTCTAAAATACTTTTCATCCCTTTTTCCATCTTTTCTTCTCCGTCCAAATCTACAAATTCTGTTTGACCACCATTTCCTATAGAATTTTTCATTATATAACTATATATCGGTATTATTGCATACTCTACTCTTAATTCATGATAATATCTGAAAAAACCTATATATTCAAATAATCCTAGTTTATTTAATTTAAAAAATCTCCCTGTTCCTTTCTTTTTATATCCGAAATCTTTCATAGGCTTATTAAAAATTTCTTTAAAATATTTCTTATATAGTTCATTATATTCTTTTGTTGATAATTCTTCCATTTCTTCTTCCTTTCTATTTCCATATTGTTATATCTGATTTTTTTATTGTTCCATTAGATTTTTCAATTATTTTCTGGATTATTTCTTTTTCTTGTATAGAAGTAATCCCCTGACCCCTAGCATCAATTACAATATTTTGTCTTGTTCCAATAGATGATTTTTTTCTTTTTTCATATTGTTCTACTATAGTTTTAGCCATATTAATTTGTTATGCCGTATTTATTTATAAATTCATCTGGAGTTTCATTAAATTTTACATTTCCAAATTTTTCCTTTATTTCTTCCTCAGAAACATTGAATTGAATATCAGTATTGTCTTTTTTTATATAAAAATACCCTGAACATCTTTTTTTCTTTAAATTTTTTTATTCTTTCAACATTATTTATCATTTTCATAACCAGTATTATTTTTATACCCTGATATTATTCTTTGATTGAAGATTGTTGAACAGATTTATTAATTCTAAAAATTAAATACATAACCACAAAAATAACAACTGTAACATTTATCACAAATAAATTAACAACACTAATTTTTCTTAATAATAAGCTGGAAATAAATAACGTTCCGAATGAAAAAATCCTTGAAAAAAATGATTTCATTGAAGTTATTGCACTTATTTTTCTTTTGACAGGATTTTATTAAAGTGAAATTCAAAATAATAGTTAATTATGAAAAAAAATGTGCATAATATTAGGTATATTCCTGTAAATATAAGGTTATTTTTTAAAATTATTATATTTATTGTCAATAAAAATATTAAAATTAGGAGTAAATATAACTTTTTTGCAGTTATCATTAAAATATTCGTATTATATGCGATAATCACAATTATTTGAAACAGTACATACATAACAAAAAAATTCTTTTCGCCAATTCCTTTGTCTAAAAAAAGTTTTTGCCACAACTGAAAATGGCTCTGGATAAAAATTTGTACAATTCCAAAAAATATAAAATAATACTTCATTACTCTTTTTTCTTTCAACTCAGAAATGCACTCGGCTATATGCCTTTTAAAAATTTTAAAGTTTATATTTTCATTTGCTTTTTTATTCTCATCAGAAAAAAATAAGGCTGTTAGAAGCATATTGAAAAATATTAAAACAATGGAAATAAAGTAAATATTTACACCTATCTTAAAATAAAGCAAAAATCCTATTCCTGAACCTAAAATAGAAGAAAAAGTCGAAATTTGCTTTTGATATTTTAAAAATTTTTGCAATCCAGTTTCATTATTTTTCAAACTATTTATTAAAACTACATCAATTGTTCCAGTTTCCAGTGCATTTGCTACCCCATACATTACATATGCCACCGATAACCAAAATAGACTTTTGGAAAAAATAATCAGAGAAAACGTTATGACCAGTGTAACTAATGATAAAATATAAACTTTTTTCCTTGAATATAAATCCGACATTACTCCGCTTGGAATCTCAAAAATAATCATTGAAAGGTTAAAAAAAGACTGCATTAGCACAATCTACGACATTAACAAGCCTTTTTTCAGAAAAAGTACAGTCAAAATAGAATGGGGCATTGTGGAAGCTAAAAATAGTAAAAAGGTGCTAATATAGTAAACTTTGGTATTCTTATCTATAAGATTCATTATTTTTACCACCTTTCCAATCCTTTTTATCTTTTAATAATTTTTTCCGATTTCCTGTATTTCTGATTTTTACTGTTAGGTTTGTCAGGAATTGTTCTTTCAATCAATTTTGCCTCTAAGGCAGGATTTAAATAATTTTTTCTGAAAGTAGGTTTATGCACTAAATTTAATTTTTCCATAATTTCTACTGCTGATAAAACATTATCTCCAAGGACACTAAGTAATTTTTCGACTGGTTTTTTATCCTGGTCGCTATCTTGTACGGTTACTTGGTCGTTATCTTGGTCGGTTATTCTTTCAGAAGTTTTAATTTCTTTTAAACTATCGTTTATAATTTTAAGCATGAACTCTACAAATATTGTACTCTCACCTTCTTTATCAGCTATTGCAAGAGTATCATAATATTCTTTCTGTTCTTTTTTTATCAATTCCTCTATCGGAAGCCAAAAAAATATTTTTTTCCATTTTCCAAGCAGTAAAGTATGCCACATTCTTCCAATACGACCATTTTCATCTGAAAATGGATGAATAAATTCAAATTCATAATGAAAAACAGCACTTTTAATCAATGGGTGTACAGAAGAAGTCTTGTACCATGAAATTAAACTGCTTATATGCTTAGGTACTAAATCTGCTGGCGGAGCAATATGTACAACTTTTCTTCCAGCAAAAATACCAACTCCTTGAGAACGAAATTTACCATTTTCCTTAACCAGCCCATTCATCATCAATCTGTGAGCATTCAATAAATCCTTTACTGAAAATGGATTTAACTTAGTTAATAATTCATACGCTTCATAAGCATTCTTTACTTCTTTTATTTCATTAGGATTTCCTAAAACTCTTTTTCCATCCAATATAGCTGTAACTTGTTCCAGCGAGAGAGAATTATGTTCAATAGCAAGCGAAGAATGAATTGTTTTTATTCTGTTTTCTCTCCTTAAATGCGGATTTGAAATTTTTTCCTGAAAAATAGACATTCTCCCTATTTCTTCACTTATTTCACCTATTAATACTGTCATTTTTTCAGTTATTTGAAAAGGTGGCTTATAATTATTCAATTTTAAATACCTCCTATTTCCTAAATAGTTTCCTTAAACATTATAATAAACACCGCAACTAGTAGAATACAGCAAGCAAGCAACGCTCCTATACCGTATATTTTTACTAAAACTACACAAAGCATTGCCCCAATAAAGAAAAATCCATCTAATCCCAAATATATCCAGAAATTTTGTAAATACGACTTGTTTTCTGTGTTTATATATTTAAATAAGTTCTCCATTCCACTTCGTAAATTCCCAGTGCACATTGTTGTCGCTCCTGCC is a genomic window containing:
- a CDS encoding ATP-binding cassette domain-containing protein — protein: MKNNDLINKLTISELSNKYPFAENFFTENHLPVETFQDKTFHEFIVTFAEDKIEDFALDVEKIEESLVDYIEQMKLFLGMEEENSIDMLTIVAGQDKSGNKEGFERLDIHKSEIISIVGPTGSGKSRLLADIEWTAQKDTPTQRQILINGELPDKKWRYSSNNKLVAQLSQNMNFVMDLSVKEFLELHAQSRMIEDIDETVEKIITAANNLAGEQFDLTTAITALSGGQSRALMIADTAILSSSPIVLIDEIENAGIDRKKALELLVSSDKIVLMATHDPTLALIADKRIIIKNGGISKIITTSPEEKKILKKLDEMDDIIQKMRSDLRKGEILKSDF
- a CDS encoding MFS transporter, which encodes MQSFFNLSMIIFEIPSGVMSDLYSRKKVYILSLVTLVITFSLIIFSKSLFWLSVAYVMYGVANALETGTIDVVLINSLKNNETGLQKFLKYQKQISTFSSILGSGIGFLLYFKIGVNIYFISIVLIFFNMLLTALFFSDENKKANENINFKIFKRHIAECISELKEKRVMKYYFIFFGIVQIFIQSHFQLWQKLFLDKGIGEKNFFVMYVLFQIIVIIAYNTNILMITAKKLYLLLILIFLLTINIIILKNNLIFTGIYLILCTFFFIINYYFEFHFNKILSKEK
- a CDS encoding Fic family protein; translated protein: MNNYKPPFQITEKMTVLIGEISEEIGRMSIFQEKISNPHLRRENRIKTIHSSLAIEHNSLSLEQVTAILDGKRVLGNPNEIKEVKNAYEAYELLTKLNPFSVKDLLNAHRLMMNGLVKENGKFRSQGVGIFAGRKVVHIAPPADLVPKHISSLISWYKTSSVHPLIKSAVFHYEFEFIHPFSDENGRIGRMWHTLLLGKWKKIFFWLPIEELIKKEQKEYYDTLAIADKEGESTIFVEFMLKIINDSLKEIKTSERITDQDNDQVTVQDSDQDKKPVEKLLSVLGDNVLSAVEIMEKLNLVHKPTFRKNYLNPALEAKLIERTIPDKPNSKNQKYRKSEKIIKR